The bacterium genomic sequence GGAAAAAAACTCTGCCGGCAGGTCTCCATTCACTCGATTAATAAGCACTGCCTCCTTTCTAACATCAAGTTTAAGTTCGACAATAAGATCTTTTATCCGCCCAATGGTCATTACCCCTCTTACCGAGGGATCGGATACGATAAAGAGTAGGTCGACATGCTGGGTTGTCCGCCGGGAGAGATGTTCCATCCCGGCTTCAGAATCGATCACCACATATCGATAATTTTCAGAGATAAGGTCAATATATTTCCGGAGGATATGATTGGCGTAGCAGTAACAACCAGGTCCTTCAGGCCTGCCCATCACCAGGAGATCAAAGCCTTCAGCTTCCGTAACCGCTTCCTGGATCCGCAGCTCGATATAATTTTCCTTGTTCATACCAGGGGGAATCTGATCTATTTTCCCCATGACTTCTTCCCGGATAATGCCGACCGGTTTTCCGGCCTCTATGCCTAAGACCTGATTGAGGTTGGCATTGGGGTCGGCATCAACAGCCAAAATGGGACGGCGCCCTTTTTCCAATAAATACCGAATAATAAGGCCGGAAATAGTCGTCTTACCTGTGCCGCCTTTACCTGCTACTGCAATCGTGAAAGCCATAGTGTTTCTATTCTATCATAATTTTTAAAGAATGCAACTAAAAATTTTGGCCTATGGGCTCGTTAACCTAAAGGGACCTAAGGGACCTAAGGGACCTAAGGGACCTAAGGGACCAAAGGGACCTAAGGGACCTAAGGGACCAAAGGGGCTATTGGCTATTGGCTATTGCCTCTTGGCTTGGTCCTTTTGGTCCTTTTAGTCCCTTTGGTCCTTTTAGTCCTTTTGGTCCTTTTAGTCCCTTTGGTCCTTTTAGTCCCTTTGGTCCTTTTAGTCCTCTTAGCTATTGGCTCTTGGCTATTGGCTCTTGGCTAACCTCCGGGCCAACCGGGCCGTAGTTTGAGGGAAACGGGTCTCATCCGTATGGGGTAGAAACAGGGCCGAGATATATTCATCCATAAATCCAGGGTGGTCTGAAAGCTCCACATTGGTCATCATCCGGGCGATTTGGTTTGATTGCTTATAACTGTCTCTACAGTAAGCCGCCATTGAAGCGCCCAGAAGGGATCCATTGCCGATAAAGAAGATCTTTTCCACCGGTACCTCAGGCAATAAACCTATCGTTACGGCCCGATGGACTTCTACGTGATAACCAAGATTCCCGGCGATAATGATTCGATCCAGGGCTTCAACTCCAAGCCCCACCGCCTCTAAAAGGACGGAAATGCCCCCATAAATAGCCCCTTTAGCCCGAATAAGATTGTCAATATCGGCCTCGGTAATAACGATATCCTGACCAATAGCTGTTTCATCCGCCCAGGCTAAGACATATTCGGTTGTTCGATTATATTTACGAATCCTGGGACTTTCCAAGTCAGGGTTGAATTTCCCTCGCTGATTAATTACCCCTGTTTCCAATAGTTCAGCCACAATATCCATTAAGCCGGTGCCGCAGATTCCTTTGGGCGGCTTATGTCCGAAGGTAAGGAGAACAGGCTCCAGGCTTTGATCATCAATCTTAATCTGCTCAATCGCCCCTAAATCAGCCCGCATGCCGTGTTTTATTCCACCCCCTTCAAAGGCAGGACCGGCGGAACAAGAGGCGGTCATTAACCAGTCCTGGTTACCCAGAACCACTTCCCCGTTAGTCCCTAAATCAACGTAAAGGGTAAGGGCTTCTTCCTTAAATATTCCGGTGCCCAGGATGCCGGCGGTTATATCTCCTCCCACATAACTCGACACAGAGGGAAGAAAATAGGCTTGAGCGCCAGGAGAAAGATCAAGATTAACTTCAGAGGCGGCAATAGCGGGAAGAAGAGTTGCCGTCGGGACATAAGGGGTCTCCCTGATATATTTAGGGTCTATCCCCAGAAGGAGGTGAATCATGGTGGTATTGCCGGCGATCATTAGATAAGAAATGGCCTCTGTTTTTACCTTAGATTCGGCCACAAGTCGATGGATAATGCCATTGATGGTTTTAACCACCAGGTCCTGAAGTTTTTTTAGTCCGTCTCCCCGTTGAGAAAAAACAATACGACTGATAATATCTTCTCCACAAGCAATCTGGGCATTATAATCAGAGGCCTGAGCCGCCATCCTGCCGGAGGCAAGGTCGATCAGTTGACCATAAATAGAGGTCGTTCCCACGTCTACAGCCACACAGAGGTGCCGGCCTCGTGTATCTCCCGGTTCAATATTAATTATCCTGACCGGCTGAGAAGTTCTGAGCAAGGTGAGGGTAACTTTAAACTCGTTTTTCCGAAGGATTCCGGCTAAGCTCTGAAGAAGGGATAGGTCCGGGTGAAATTCTTCTATTCCCTGAGTAAGGCGCAAGGCTCGTTTAAGACGGGATAAATCATCTATGTTATCGGCGGCCGAAGGCGGTTCCAGCTCCAGGAAGATCTTTTCAGTCATAGGCAGGGAGCACCAATCTTGAGATAGGATACTCAACCTTTCCGGCGTGAGCATTCGCCGGTCTGTTTTTTCTTTTTTTGGTTCAGCCAGAATGCGGCGGTCTCCGAGCCTGGACTCAGGAGGGATATCTACTAACAGATCACTCATTACCCAGCTCAGGCAGGCCAGATGATACCCGGCGGCTAATTCTTCCCGGGTTAGTTTAGAAGATACCTCAGTTTTAATTTCTCCTTCTTTCAGAAGAATCCGGCACTTGCCACAACTTCCGTTTCCTCCGCAGGAAGAGGTGATATAAATATCCGCGGCAATAGCCGCCCGCAGAAGATTCCCCCCTTCAGGGACATCAATAGACTTATTATAAGGATAGAAAGTGACTTGATATTGCTTCATTTACGGATTAATCGCGAATCTCGAATTGCGAATCGCGAATCTATTTTTTAATTCGCGATTCGCAATTCGAGATTCGCGATTCGATAAATGGCCGAAACGATAACCATCATCTGAAATTCGGATTATTTAGGGTCTATTTTACCATAAAGGTATGGAATAGGTCAAGGTAAAATTGCCTTTGAGGCGATTGTCCAGGTCGAAACTTTTCTCTTGTAAAATTCCAAAGATTCTGGTATATTATGGGTAGCCTGGTATTTGCCATCCGTTGGCCGCAATAATCAGTACCGACTACCCGATCACCTAAATGATCTCGGGGTTCTCTGGGGTCAGGCCGTTAATGGGAGGGACGTGGAAAAATTAAACGAGATAGCTTCATCGAAAAACCAGCCCGTGGTAGAAGGAATTGATATTTACAAATCTTACCCCTTCAAGAGAGGCAGCTTACCTGTCTTAAAAGGGGTGAATATTGCGGTAAAAGAAGGCGAGGCCGTAGCGGTAGTTGGTGTCTCTGGGGCAGGCAAAAGCACCCTTCTTCATCTCCTGGCGGCCCTGGACAGACCGGATAAAGGTAAAATTACCTTGAAGGGCCATGATCTGGGGAGTCTATCTGACCAGCAGTTAGCCGAGATAAGAAATCAACGAATAGGGCTTATCTTCCAGTTCCATCATCTCTTGCCCGAATTTACGGCCGTAGAAAATTGCTTAATGCCTTCTCTGATTGGCCGAAGAAAAAGAACAGAGGTAAGAGATAGGGCCAAAAAACTTTTATCTCAGGTAGGATTATCTCACCGCCTGGAGCACAAACCCGGTGAATTATCCTGCGGGGAACAGCAGCGAGTAGCCATCGCCCGGGCCTTGATCAATAACCCGGAACTTATTCTGGCCGATGAGCCAACCGGAAATCTGGACGAAGGTAATTCCAGGGAAATATATGAACTTCTCTTAGGCTTAACCAGAGATGGTGGGCATAGCTTGTTGATTGTTACCCATGATCGAGAGTTGGTTAAAGAAGTAAATAGAGTGGTCGAGCTGAGTCAGGGGAAGACGGTAGAGTTGTAATCCGCAATCCTTAAGGGGGTGAATAATGGGACTCAAGATTTATCTTGATGGGAAGTTAGTTCCGGAAGAGGAAGCCAAGATATCTGTTTTTGACCATGGGCTTCTTTACGGAGATGGGGTTTTTGAGGGGATAAGGTCTTATAATGGCCGGATATTTAAGCTGGCTGAACATTTAAATCGTCTCTATGCTTCAGCCCGGGCTATTATGCTTGATATCCCTCTTTCCAAAGAAGACTTAACCCAAGCCATTATTACGACGGTGCGGGCCAATCAGATTCGGGATGGTTACATCCGCTTAGTGGTCACCCGGGGGATAGGTGATTTAGGGCTTGATCCCCGAAAGGCGGTCAACCCTTCCATCTTTATCATTGTGGATAAAATAACCCTTTATCCTGAAGAATATTATATAAACGGTTTAGAGGTGATCACCGTACCTACCAGGCGGAACTTTCCTGAAGCGATAAATCCATGTATCAAATCCCTTAATTATCTCAACAATATCTTAGCCAAAATTGAGGCTAATATGGCGGGAGTTCTGGAGGCAGTGATGCTTAATGCCGATGGATTTGTGGCCGAATGCACCGGAGATAACATCTTTATTGTCAGGGAGGGGACACTAATCACTCCACCTACTTATCTGGGAGCCCTGGAAGGGATAACCAGAGATACCGTGATACAACTGGCTAAAGAGATGAATTGTCCGGTCAAAGAAGAACCCTTTACCCGATATGACCTTTATACTGCCTCTGAATGTTTTCTGACCGGAACAGCGGCTGAAGTGGTTCCTGTAATAAAAATAGATAGCCGTAAAATAGGTGATGGAAGACCAGGACCAACCACCCGGAAACTTATAGAAGCCTTTCACCAATTGACCCAGACGACCGGAACATCGGTCTACTGAGGGCGGATGGTGGATTTCGGATGGCGGCATAAAAACCTTCCATCGGTAATCCGAATTCCGAAATCCGAAAGGGAGAAATAGGATGCTGTGTCAAGATTGTCAAGAAAGAGAAGCCTCTATTCACTATACCCAGATCGTCAATGATCAAAAGACCGAATTTCATGTTTGTGAAGAATGTGCCCAGAAAATAGGGCTGTTAGGGGACGAAATTCAGTCCCCTTTTCTCCCAGCTAATCTTTTGGCCGGACTGGTGGCGGACATTGATGCCAAAATGGCTAAGCAAAGGCGCCAGGTCGGTGAAAAAGAGAAGGAATGTCCTCACTGTGGGCTTAGCTATACTGCCTTTAAAAAAAAGGGACGCCTGGGCTGCAGCAACTGCTATCAGGTCTTCAAGGAAGAACTAACCCAGATTCTCCGCAAGATACACGGCCATATTCAGCATGTGGGTAAGAGCCC encodes the following:
- a CDS encoding AAA family ATPase, whose product is MAFTIAVAGKGGTGKTTISGLIIRYLLEKGRRPILAVDADPNANLNQVLGIEAGKPVGIIREEVMGKIDQIPPGMNKENYIELRIQEAVTEAEGFDLLVMGRPEGPGCYCYANHILRKYIDLISENYRYVVIDSEAGMEHLSRRTTQHVDLLFIVSDPSVRGVMTIGRIKDLIVELKLDVRKEAVLINRVNGDLPAEFFSRVEKQGVEIAGLIPQDEMIFDYDLTGRPMRLLPAQSKAVETMEEVLGNIL
- a CDS encoding ASKHA domain-containing protein — its product is MKQYQVTFYPYNKSIDVPEGGNLLRAAIAADIYITSSCGGNGSCGKCRILLKEGEIKTEVSSKLTREELAAGYHLACLSWVMSDLLVDIPPESRLGDRRILAEPKKEKTDRRMLTPERLSILSQDWCSLPMTEKIFLELEPPSAADNIDDLSRLKRALRLTQGIEEFHPDLSLLQSLAGILRKNEFKVTLTLLRTSQPVRIINIEPGDTRGRHLCVAVDVGTTSIYGQLIDLASGRMAAQASDYNAQIACGEDIISRIVFSQRGDGLKKLQDLVVKTINGIIHRLVAESKVKTEAISYLMIAGNTTMIHLLLGIDPKYIRETPYVPTATLLPAIAASEVNLDLSPGAQAYFLPSVSSYVGGDITAGILGTGIFKEEALTLYVDLGTNGEVVLGNQDWLMTASCSAGPAFEGGGIKHGMRADLGAIEQIKIDDQSLEPVLLTFGHKPPKGICGTGLMDIVAELLETGVINQRGKFNPDLESPRIRKYNRTTEYVLAWADETAIGQDIVITEADIDNLIRAKGAIYGGISVLLEAVGLGVEALDRIIIAGNLGYHVEVHRAVTIGLLPEVPVEKIFFIGNGSLLGASMAAYCRDSYKQSNQIARMMTNVELSDHPGFMDEYISALFLPHTDETRFPQTTARLARRLAKSQ
- a CDS encoding ABC transporter ATP-binding protein translates to MEKLNEIASSKNQPVVEGIDIYKSYPFKRGSLPVLKGVNIAVKEGEAVAVVGVSGAGKSTLLHLLAALDRPDKGKITLKGHDLGSLSDQQLAEIRNQRIGLIFQFHHLLPEFTAVENCLMPSLIGRRKRTEVRDRAKKLLSQVGLSHRLEHKPGELSCGEQQRVAIARALINNPELILADEPTGNLDEGNSREIYELLLGLTRDGGHSLLIVTHDRELVKEVNRVVELSQGKTVEL
- the ilvE gene encoding branched-chain-amino-acid transaminase, coding for MGLKIYLDGKLVPEEEAKISVFDHGLLYGDGVFEGIRSYNGRIFKLAEHLNRLYASARAIMLDIPLSKEDLTQAIITTVRANQIRDGYIRLVVTRGIGDLGLDPRKAVNPSIFIIVDKITLYPEEYYINGLEVITVPTRRNFPEAINPCIKSLNYLNNILAKIEANMAGVLEAVMLNADGFVAECTGDNIFIVREGTLITPPTYLGALEGITRDTVIQLAKEMNCPVKEEPFTRYDLYTASECFLTGTAAEVVPVIKIDSRKIGDGRPGPTTRKLIEAFHQLTQTTGTSVY
- a CDS encoding UvrB/UvrC motif-containing protein, which codes for MLCQDCQEREASIHYTQIVNDQKTEFHVCEECAQKIGLLGDEIQSPFLPANLLAGLVADIDAKMAKQRRQVGEKEKECPHCGLSYTAFKKKGRLGCSNCYQVFKEELTQILRKIHGHIQHVGKSPVKISEEVQAGREVQKLREALSRAVQAEEFEEAARLRDKIREIEKELTTN